The region CATGATATGCCTCCGGTTCCTTCTCAACCTGATCGGGCCAAGCAGAGTTCCTTGGGGCCTCGTCAGGGCAGGTTGCAAAGGGCTCTCCCCTCAAATGCCCTGCAGGCGTAGAATGAGAGGTGCCGGTCGCGCAGCAACAGGAGGTGGGCCATGAATGGGCATCGCACTCTCGTCTGGTTCGCGTGCAGCGTCATCTCGACATTCGGCTTCATCCCTGTGGTATTCGCCCAGCATCAGGGCATAGCGGGCTCCATGAGCGATGAGGACATCATCAAGAGCGCCATGGCGGCGGCGCCGCCCGCCGTCGCCAAGGACGCGACCATCGTGGATGTCTCTCCGGACGGGAAAACCCGCGTCGTCCGCAAGGGGACGAACGGCTTCACCTGTCTGGCGGACAATCCGAACACGCCTGGGCCGGACCCCATGTGCGGCGACAAGAACGCCATGGAATGGGCGCAGGCCTGGCTCGAGAAGAAGGAGCCGCCGCGCAACAAGGTCGGCTTCATGTACATGCTCTCCGGCGGAACGGATGCCAGCAACACCGACCCCTATGCGCAGAAACCGGAACCCAACAACAACTGGATCGAGACCGGGCCTCATGTGATGGTGGTCGGGGCCAAAGGCATGATGGAGGGATATCCCCGCACCCCGAAGCCCGACACCACGCAGCCTTACGTGATGTGGCCGGATACGCCCTACGAGCACCTGATGCTCCCGGTCCGGTCGCCGGAAGCCGCGACCCGGTAAGGCCTCCGTCCGGGCCGCTGTGCCCCTGGCCGGCGACACGGCGGCCCGCCCAGGCACGATCTCGTCGTCACTTGCTGATCCCAAGGGCACGAACCCCCTGGAATGACCCTGCCGACCGTGCTAAATCCCCTCGTCTCAAGCGGTCCCGTAGCTCAGCAGGACAGAGCAGCGGTTTCCTAAACCGAAGGTCGGAAGTTCGAGTCTTCCCGGGATCGCCAGTATTTCAGCCCATATGGTCTCTTATCGCGCCACCCGCGCGACGGCCGCCTTCGCGTCGTCGAGATCGGGCGCGTCGATGTGGCGGTAGCGGGCCTGGACGAGCCCGAAGAGGCCGAAGGCGAAGAGGCCCAGGGCCGTCAGGGCCAGGAGCACCCAGCCATAAGGTTGCCGCTGCAGGGCCTGCAGCGCGCCGCCCAGCCCATGGACGTCCGAGGACGAGGCGTGGAGGGCCGCCAGGACCAGGAAGCCGCCGATCATCAGGAACACGACGCCGCGGGCGGCAAAGCCCATGCGGCCGATCGTGATGAACCAGTCACGCTTGTCGCCAGGCAGCGAGAGGCGTTCCGCCACTTTCCCCTGCCAGGCTTTCCAGAGGAAGGCGAGGCCCGCTCCCGCCACGGCAAGACCCACGAGGCCGACCAGCCATTGGCCGAAGGGCTGGTTCATGAGCCACGCGGTCCAGTCCTGGGCCGCCTTGTCCTCGCCGCCGCCCGAACCGCGTCCGAGGGCGAGATTGAGCGCCGAGACGGCAAGTCCCGCATAGATGATGCCGCTGATCAGATGGGCTCCCCTGACGCCCCATCCCTTCGCGTCGGAACCGCGATGATCGGCATCGGTCAGCGCCTCCAGCACCCGCCAAGCGCAAAAGCCGAAGAGGCCCATGGCGATCAGGATCAGCCAGAGCTTGCCGAATGGCTGCGTGAGCAAGGTCTGCAGGGCGCTGCGGCTGCCTCCCGTCTGTCCGCCCGAGCCGATGGCGGCGAGAAGGGCAAGGCCCCCGACCAGTCCATAGACCACCCCCCGCGCTCCATAGCCGAAACGGGCCAGGGCCTCGACGGGGTTGGGACTGATCCGGGACATGACGAGCGGCTCCTTTGTGTCAGAGGTGAACCGCCCAGCCTTCGTCAATGTTCCTCAAGGCACTTGGTCAGGAACGGGCCTGCTCTGCTGGCGCCAGATCGTCAGGAGGGCGGCCATGAGGACGGGGCCGACGAAGAGCCCGATCAGGCCGAAGGTTTCCAGGCCGCCGAGAATGCCGAAAAGGGTCCACAGGAAGGGAATATGAGCCGCTCCGCCGATCAGGGCCGGCTGAACGAGATTGTCGCCGATCAGCATCACGGCGGCGCCCCATCCCACGACGCCCGCGGCCGCGAGAAGGGAGCCACCGCCGAGAACCAGCACGATCGCGGCGGCCACGAAGGCGAACCAGGCTCCCATCGGCAGCATGGCGAAGGCGGCGGTCAGGAATGCGAACAGCACGGCATGCGGCACGCCCGCGGCCACGAAGCCGATCCCGATCAGGACGGCTTCGCCCACGGCCACGAGGATCGTCCCGTTCACCGTTCCGCGCACGGCCGATGCCATGGTCTCCGCCAGGCGCTCGCCCGGTGCGCCGAACCAGCGGTCGATGGCGGCGAGCACGTGCTGCCCGATCTCGCGGCCGTGGCGCAGGAGGATGAACAGGACCAGGAAGGTCAGGAAGGTATGGAGAACGCGCGTCGCCAGTGCACCGCCGAGGGTCCTCGACCACTCGGTCAGCGTCTCGCTGTCGATGCCGCTCAGGAGCTGGCCGGCGGATTCCGGCCGCCCCAGATGCGCCTGCCACCATGTATCCAAGTGCTGTCCGAAGAGCGGCAGGCGATGGACCCAGTCCGGCACAGGCATGCCGTTCTGCTGCAGCCGCGCCAGCCATTCCATGACGAACTGGCTTTCCCGGCCGATCTCGGTCAGGACGAGGGCGACCGGCACGAGAAGGAGCACGGCGAGCCCGATCGTCATCAGCAGGGGGGCGATGAGGCGCGAGCCTCCCAGGCGGGCCTGGAACCGGCGATGAAGCGGCCAGACGCTGATGGCGATGATTGCCGCCCAGCCGATCGTGGTGAGATAGGAGCCGATCATCCAGAGAGCGAGCCCGACGAGCGCCGCCGCACCGATGAGGCGCGTGACCCGCCGGGCGCGGGCATCGGGAGCATCGCCGTCGAACGGCTGGGAAAAAGGAGCCGCGGCTTTCTCTTGCATGGAAGGAATCTAGGTTTCTTCCGCCTCAAGCCAATGGCGCGTCAGCGCTTCGTCATCCGGCGGGCCAGGGTCGCGGCATCCTCCGCGAGCGGCGGCCCCGCCAGCAGGAGCAACAGGAGAGCGAAAGGCAGCGCGAACAGGAAGCCGATATGGCTGAACCCGATGGCGCCGATGACGCCCCCGATGAAGAACGAGGTGAGCAGCAGGACGAGCAGGCGCAACTTCTCGCGATCGGCCATGATCCGATCCGGATTGTGGGCATTCCGGTTCCAGTAGAGGAGCTTGCCGAGCTCGATGCCGATATCCGTGACGATGCCGGTCACATGGGTGGTGCGCATGCGCGCGCCGGAGATCTTCGTGACGGTGGCGTTCTGCAGGCCCATGATGAAGCAGAGCAGGGGAATCGCGACCGCGACGAAAACCGGCGACGGATGGGCGAGCCAGCCCAGGATCCCGAACCCGAGAAGCAGGAAGGATTCGACCATCAGCGGCATCGCGTAGCGGCTGCCCAGGTGATGCCGCCGGCCCCAGTTGATCAGCATGGCCGAGCAGGCCGCACCCATGACGAAGGGCACTAAGCCCAGGAGCCCCAGGCTCGCCAGCCCGAGCGAGCCGAGAGCGAGATTGTCGGCCATGGATGAGAAGATGCCCGACATATGCGACGTGTATTGGCCGACGGCGAGGAAGCCGCCGGCATTGATGGCTCCGGCCACGAAGGTGAGAGACATTCCCAGCAGGGTATCCGTCACGTTCGTCCGCTCGAAAGCCGCGATGGTCTTCACCGCCCGCATGGTGAAGTCGCGCGTTTCCGGCTTTGTCGACTGGGCGCTCATGGCCGCCAGCTTAGCGCATCATGCGGAAAAGGGGATCCGGTTTTCCGCATCCACGATGCGCCGAGCGGTCAGGAAACGAATCGTCTCCGTCCTTTACTGCGCAACGCCGGTCGAGGCGGAGGCACGTCGCTCCATGGGTGGGATGCGGAAGGTCTTGAGGATCTCGGCCTCGCCGACCTGATCCGCGAGCGACGAGCCGCCGACGAAGACCTGGATGGCGCCGGCCTCGACCAGATAGGTGCCGTCATCGAGATGGAAGCCGAGGGACTCGACGGGTACGCGCAGGGTCACGCGCTTCGTTTCGCCGGACTTGAGGGCGATCTTCTCGAAGGCCTTCAGCTCGCGTAAGGGGCGGCTGCGGCTGGCCACCGGGTCGCGGGTGTAGAGCTGCACGACCTCCTGGCCGTCCCGCGCCCCCGTGTTCTTCACATCGAGGGAAACCTCCAGAACCTGCCCCTCGTCGAGCTGCCGGCTCGCGATCCTCGCGTCGGAATAGGCGAAGTGCGTGTAGCTCAGGCCCCAGCCGAAGGGGTAGAGCGGCGCGATGCTCTCATCGATGTAGTGCAGGGTGAAGCGGTTGTTGGCCAGGGTGGGGCGCCCCGTGGGAAGCCGGTTGTAATAGAGCGGCAGCTGTCCCGTGGCGCGCGGCCAGGTGAGTGGAAGCTTGCCGCTCGGGCTCACGTCGCCGAACAGCACGTCGGCCACCGCGGGTCCTGCCTCCGTCCCAGGATACCAGGCCATCAGGATCGACGGGATTCGATCCGCCACCGGCCCCAGAACCTGAGGACGCCCGCCCATGATGACGAGAGCGACGGGCTTGCCGGTCTTGGCGAGTTCCTCCAGCACCTCGATCTGCTTGCCGTTGAGTTCCATGTTGGCCCGGGAGGCGGCCTCGCCGGACAATTCCTGCGGCTCGCCGAAAACGGCGATCACGAAATCCGACTGCCTGGCAGCCTCGAGCGCCCCGGGCAGCGCGTCCGTGTTGCGGCAGAATAGGTCGCAGCCCGGAGCATGCCGGACCGCGATGCCTGCGCTCTGCGCGCGGCGGCGAATGCCTTCGAGGATCGTGACGCTGTCCTCCTTGTGGCCACGCGCCGCGTGAGGCCCCATCTGGTCCTGCGGCGCATCGGCGAGAGGTCCGACGACCGCTATGGAGCGAACCTTCGACGGGATCGGCAGCACATCGTCCCGGTTCTGCAGCAGCACGAAGGTTTCGCGGGCGACCTCGCGGGCAGCCTGGCGCGATTCCGGCGATGGGAATTCCGAATCAAGATGAGAGGAATCGACATCGGGACGATCGAACAGGCCCAGGCGGAACTTGGTGCGCAGAACGCGCCGCACGGATTCGTCGATCACGCTCTCCGGCACCCGGCCGGCGCGCACCTCGTCGGGAAGATGGTTGATGTAGAGCTGGCCCATCATGTCCATGTCGACACCGGCGAGGATCGCCTTGCGGGCGGCCTCCGCGCCGTCGGCCGCGATGCCGTGGTTGACGAGTTCGCCGATCCCGACCCAATCGGAGGTGACGAAGCCGTCGAAGCCCCATTGAGTGCGCAGCACATCCGTCAGCAGCCACGGATTCGCCGTCGAGGGCTCGCCGTTCAGGGCGTTGAACGCGGCCATGAAGCTCGCCGTGCCCGCTTCCACCGCGGCGCGGAACGGCGGCAGATAAGTGTCGTACATCTCCGCGCGCGGGATATAGGTCGTGTCGTAGTCACGCCCGCCCTGCGGAGCGCCGTAGCCTGCGAAATGCTTGGCCGCCGCCGCGAGACCGCCTTTGCGGAAGCCTTCCACGCGGGCCGCCGTGAGGGCGGCGCCGAGGGTGGGATCCTCGCCGAAACCTTCGACGATGCGGCCCCAGCGGCTGTCGCGCGACAGGTCGGCCATGGGTGCGAAGGTCCAGTTCACGCCGACATAGGACGCTTCCCGGGCGGCCCATTCGGAGGCGAGCCGGGAGACGCGTGGGCTGAAGGCCGCGGCCTCACCGAGAGGCAAAGGAAACTGGGTGCGGAACCCGTGCAGGACGTCGAGGCCGAAGAGCAGCGGAATCTTCAGGTGGCTTTCACGGACCAGCGCTTGAGCGCGCGCCACATCCTCGGCGCTGTTGAAGTTCAGAACGGCTCCGGCCTTCCCCTCGGAGATGTCCTCCCAGCGCAGCGGCGGGCCGTGGGAGACAAGATTCAGCTGGCCGACCTTCTCTTCGAGGGTCATGCGACCGAGAAGCTCGTTCACGCGGCGCTCGATGGCCTGTTCTTGGGATTCCTGGGCACCTGCCGTTGGGAGAAACGAGACCGTGAGGGCGAATGCAAGCACCAGTTGCGTCAAGCCAGGGACATCAGAAAGCCGCACAATTATCTCCTTTATGGAACAGTAACACTTAATCGCGAGGTCGCCCTCGCTTGCCGCCTGCTCGTGCTACACAAGATAGGTCTGCAAGTGGCGTCTGGGGTCCGTCAGGTCAAATCATATTTTAGAAAAGCCTTATGCATCTGCTGCCAGTCTCATTGAAGCTGTCTCTGCTGAGCCTGTCCGGCGCCTTGATCATGTCGGGCTTCGCGCTGGCGGCTGCGGCCTATGTCAGGAATTCGGCCCTCATTGCCGCGGCAGCGGGGCTTTTCCTCTTGATTGCCGCCGGAGCTCCCCTGCTGATCGGACGGCAGATCAAGCAGGCCTTCCGCCATAGAGATGACGGTGCGTCCGACGAGTTCACCGTGTTCGACGACGTGACGGCCGCTCCCTTCGAGCCGCCCGCCGAGACACTCCTGTCCTTTGCCGAGTTTTCCGCCTTCGAGGAAGCGCCGGCTCCTGAAGAAGACGACGCGCTGCGCCGCCTGCAGAAGGCGCAGGCCGTAGACCGGCTCCGGGACGGCATCGCTCACGATCTCAACAACCGGCTTATGGTGATCAGCGCCAATATCGATGCGGCGGCCCGCCAGCTGAAGGATCAGCCGATCCTGCAGCGCAAGCTGCTCTCCGCTCTCGTAGCCTCCGACCAGGCCGCCAAGCTCATCGCCCAATCGACGGCCTTCGCCCGGCAGGGCGAGGCCAAGGTGCAATATGTGAATATCGCAGAGCAGGTGAGTTCGGTGGCCGATCTCCTGAGCCATTCCCTGCTGCGCGACACGGTCGAGCTGCGCGTCTCCTTGGCGGAGGATCTCTGGTCCATCAAGGCCAACCCGGACGATATCCAGACCGCCATCGTGACCTTGAGCGCCCATGTCCGGGATGCTCTGCCCCAGGGTGGCACCATTACGCTCGAAGCCCGGAACGTGCAGGTCGAAAAAGGTTCGCTGCCGGATCTCACCCGCGAGGGCGACTTCGTGCAGCTCGCGATCCGCAGCGCCGGCCTCTCCGAGGAGGTGCGTCACGCTCCGGAGACCGA is a window of Microvirga lotononidis DNA encoding:
- a CDS encoding glycoside hydrolase family 3 N-terminal domain-containing protein yields the protein MRLSDVPGLTQLVLAFALTVSFLPTAGAQESQEQAIERRVNELLGRMTLEEKVGQLNLVSHGPPLRWEDISEGKAGAVLNFNSAEDVARAQALVRESHLKIPLLFGLDVLHGFRTQFPLPLGEAAAFSPRVSRLASEWAAREASYVGVNWTFAPMADLSRDSRWGRIVEGFGEDPTLGAALTAARVEGFRKGGLAAAAKHFAGYGAPQGGRDYDTTYIPRAEMYDTYLPPFRAAVEAGTASFMAAFNALNGEPSTANPWLLTDVLRTQWGFDGFVTSDWVGIGELVNHGIAADGAEAARKAILAGVDMDMMGQLYINHLPDEVRAGRVPESVIDESVRRVLRTKFRLGLFDRPDVDSSHLDSEFPSPESRQAAREVARETFVLLQNRDDVLPIPSKVRSIAVVGPLADAPQDQMGPHAARGHKEDSVTILEGIRRRAQSAGIAVRHAPGCDLFCRNTDALPGALEAARQSDFVIAVFGEPQELSGEAASRANMELNGKQIEVLEELAKTGKPVALVIMGGRPQVLGPVADRIPSILMAWYPGTEAGPAVADVLFGDVSPSGKLPLTWPRATGQLPLYYNRLPTGRPTLANNRFTLHYIDESIAPLYPFGWGLSYTHFAYSDARIASRQLDEGQVLEVSLDVKNTGARDGQEVVQLYTRDPVASRSRPLRELKAFEKIALKSGETKRVTLRVPVESLGFHLDDGTYLVEAGAIQVFVGGSSLADQVGEAEILKTFRIPPMERRASASTGVAQ
- a CDS encoding AI-2E family transporter; translated protein: MQEKAAAPFSQPFDGDAPDARARRVTRLIGAAALVGLALWMIGSYLTTIGWAAIIAISVWPLHRRFQARLGGSRLIAPLLMTIGLAVLLLVPVALVLTEIGRESQFVMEWLARLQQNGMPVPDWVHRLPLFGQHLDTWWQAHLGRPESAGQLLSGIDSETLTEWSRTLGGALATRVLHTFLTFLVLFILLRHGREIGQHVLAAIDRWFGAPGERLAETMASAVRGTVNGTILVAVGEAVLIGIGFVAAGVPHAVLFAFLTAAFAMLPMGAWFAFVAAAIVLVLGGGSLLAAAGVVGWGAAVMLIGDNLVQPALIGGAAHIPFLWTLFGILGGLETFGLIGLFVGPVLMAALLTIWRQQSRPVPDQVP
- a CDS encoding response regulator, which translates into the protein MHLLPVSLKLSLLSLSGALIMSGFALAAAAYVRNSALIAAAAGLFLLIAAGAPLLIGRQIKQAFRHRDDGASDEFTVFDDVTAAPFEPPAETLLSFAEFSAFEEAPAPEEDDALRRLQKAQAVDRLRDGIAHDLNNRLMVISANIDAAARQLKDQPILQRKLLSALVASDQAAKLIAQSTAFARQGEAKVQYVNIAEQVSSVADLLSHSLLRDTVELRVSLAEDLWSIKANPDDIQTAIVTLSAHVRDALPQGGTITLEARNVQVEKGSLPDLTREGDFVQLAIRSAGLSEEVRHAPETDLEQSFSVRDLDLSSWLSLRQSLHFLQDLGGASEVRRDGGETSILLYIPRTDAATLLPSNSLNEDDTPDESVQGHTEILVVDDELEVALALQSTLEEFGYVTSIATDAAQAVKSLSVRRPALVLADVAMPGSMNGVMLAREVRQVFPSLPVLLITGNPDVAGGDSEFPLLQKPIVSRDLHVAIQRHLNVHSDNKVIPLFPRTSRRAR
- a CDS encoding YoaK family protein; the encoded protein is MSAQSTKPETRDFTMRAVKTIAAFERTNVTDTLLGMSLTFVAGAINAGGFLAVGQYTSHMSGIFSSMADNLALGSLGLASLGLLGLVPFVMGAACSAMLINWGRRHHLGSRYAMPLMVESFLLLGFGILGWLAHPSPVFVAVAIPLLCFIMGLQNATVTKISGARMRTTHVTGIVTDIGIELGKLLYWNRNAHNPDRIMADREKLRLLVLLLTSFFIGGVIGAIGFSHIGFLFALPFALLLLLLAGPPLAEDAATLARRMTKR
- a CDS encoding DUF1206 domain-containing protein → MSRISPNPVEALARFGYGARGVVYGLVGGLALLAAIGSGGQTGGSRSALQTLLTQPFGKLWLILIAMGLFGFCAWRVLEALTDADHRGSDAKGWGVRGAHLISGIIYAGLAVSALNLALGRGSGGGEDKAAQDWTAWLMNQPFGQWLVGLVGLAVAGAGLAFLWKAWQGKVAERLSLPGDKRDWFITIGRMGFAARGVVFLMIGGFLVLAALHASSSDVHGLGGALQALQRQPYGWVLLALTALGLFAFGLFGLVQARYRHIDAPDLDDAKAAVARVAR